In a single window of the Vitis vinifera cultivar Pinot Noir 40024 chromosome 6, ASM3070453v1 genome:
- the LOC100254792 gene encoding E3 ubiquitin-protein ligase PUB23 → MDEIDVPSHFMCPISLQLMRDPVTVATGITYDRENIERWLFSCKNNTCPFTKQVLVDTDLTPNHTLRRLIQAWCIVNACHGVERIPTPKPPIDKAQIIKLLNDAIKFPQMQLKCLQRLRSIAFESDRNKKCLEAAGAVEFLASIIKKDESAVIEVVLEDGSREFTRASDEALSILYQLETSEAALKSLVSSNYGFIESLVHVLKCGNYQSRAYAAMLLKSIFQVADPIQLINASPELFTEIVHVLRDGISQQASKAALKLLVELCPWGRNRIKAVVAGVSHVLIEHLLDTSEKRTCELILVVLDQLCSCAEGRAELLKHGAGLAIVSKKILRVSQVGTDRAVKILASVSKFSATSRVLQEMLQVGVVSKLCLVLQVDSSKKTKEKTREILNLHSRVWKNPSCIPARLFSSYPSS, encoded by the coding sequence ATGGATGAAATCGATGTTCCTTCTCATTTTATGTGCCCAATTTCCCTGCAACTCATGAGAGATCCAGTCACGGTTGCAACTGGGATCACATACGATCGAGAGAACATAGAGAGATGGTTGTTTTCATGCAAAAACAACACTTGTCCATTCACAAAACAGGTACTTGTTGACACAGACCTAACTCCAAACCACACCCTTCGAAGATTGATCCAGGCATGGTGCATCGTCAACGCCTGTCATGGGGTTGAACGGATTCCAACACCAAAGCCTCCTATCGACAAAGCCCAGATCATCAAACTCCTCAATGATGCCATCAAGTTCCCACAGATGCAGCTCAAATGCCTCCAAAGGCTTAGATCCATTGCATTCGAAAGCGACAGGAACAAAAAGTGTTTGGAAGCTGCAGGTGCAGTTGAATTCTTAGCTTCCATCATAAAGAAAGATGAATCAGCAGTGATTGAAGTTGTTCTGGAGGATGGTTCTCGTGAGTTTACAAGAGCAAGTGATGAGGCGCTGAGCATCCTCTATCAACTCGAAACCTCGGAAGCGGCCCTCAAGAGTCTTGTAAGCAGTAACTACGGATTTATAGAGTCGTTGGTACATGTTCTGAAATGCGGAAACTACCAATCTCGGGCATATGCAGCCATGCTATTGAAGTCCATCTTCCAGGTGGCAGATCCAATCCAATTGATCAATGCTAGCCCTGAATTGTTCACGGAGATAGTCCATGTATTGCGCGATGGGATTTCACAGCAAGCCTCAAAGGCAGCACTGAAGCTTCTTGTGGAGCTTTGTCCATGGGGAAGAAACCGAATCAAGGCAGTGGTAGCCGGTGTATCACATGTCTTGATTGAGCATCTTCTTGACACCTCAGAAAAGAGAACCTGTGAACTAATCCTAGTTGTTTTGGATCAACTATGCAGCTGTGCTGAAGGGCGAGCGGAGCTGTTGAAGCATGGGGCTGGGCTGGCCATAGTTTCCAAGAAAATACTTAGGGTTTCTCAGGTGGGAACTGATAGGGCAGTGAAAATCTTGGCCTCTGTTTCAAAGTTTTCAGCAACTTCTAGGGTTCTTCAAGAGATGTTGCAAGTGGGTGTTGTTTCCAAGTTGTGTTTGGTGCTTCAAGTGGACTCTAGtaaaaaaaccaaagagaaaACAAGGGAGATCCTCAACTTGCACTCTAGGGTTTGGAAGAACCCTTCATGTATTCCTGCTCGTTTGTTCTCATCTTATCCATCTTCTTGA